In the genome of Desulfofarcimen acetoxidans DSM 771, one region contains:
- a CDS encoding anthranilate synthase component II translates to MILMIDNYDSFTYNLVQYFAKLGERVTVVRNDKITLTEVKSMKPEGIVISPGPGNPDSAGISLELVKNFSGRLPILGVCLGHQVIGQAFGGRVVRAARLMHGKTSAVVHDGETIFNQVPTPFTAVRYHSLLVEKESLPDCLEITAWTEQGEIMGLRHKVYPVEGVQFHPESMLSEYGMDMLANFLNMVQKHKEYRIIEKVV, encoded by the coding sequence ATGATTTTAATGATTGACAATTATGACTCCTTTACCTATAACCTGGTGCAGTATTTTGCCAAACTGGGTGAACGGGTTACAGTAGTGCGCAACGATAAAATAACTCTGACGGAAGTAAAATCTATGAAACCGGAAGGCATAGTCATCTCCCCCGGTCCGGGGAACCCGGACAGTGCCGGTATCTCTCTGGAATTGGTGAAAAACTTTTCCGGCCGTCTGCCCATTTTGGGTGTTTGCCTGGGGCACCAGGTTATCGGGCAGGCTTTTGGCGGCCGGGTTGTGCGGGCGGCCAGGCTGATGCATGGCAAGACCTCTGCTGTGGTTCATGATGGGGAGACAATATTTAATCAAGTGCCTACTCCCTTTACTGCGGTGCGCTACCACTCGCTTTTGGTGGAAAAAGAATCGCTGCCTGATTGCCTGGAGATTACTGCCTGGACGGAGCAGGGAGAGATTATGGGGCTAAGACATAAAGTATACCCGGTGGAAGGAGTTCAGTTCCATCCTGAATCAATGCTTTCGGAATATGGCATGGATATGCTGGCCAATTTTTTAAATATGGTTCAGAAACATAAAGAGTACCGCATCATAGAAAAGGTTGTTTAG
- the aroF gene encoding 3-deoxy-7-phosphoheptulonate synthase produces MPQCKLYSREHQKDSTVVKVGDVSIGDGTVVVIAGPCSVENREQLVGLSVQIKEMGVNVLRGGAFKPRTSPYDFQGLGLEGLKILAEAREASGLPVITEVMDIRQMDLVCRYADIIQIGSRNMQNTPLLREAGKTDKPVMLKRGLSSTLEEWLLAAEYILMNGNKQVILCERGIRSFETYTRNTFDINAIPAIKHLSHLPLIADPSHGTGRRELVGPVATAALAAGADGIMIEVHPDPSKALSDGAQSLRPQEFKDMMNGLRNFRLLFDKKVSA; encoded by the coding sequence TTGCCGCAGTGTAAGCTTTACAGCAGGGAGCACCAGAAAGATTCTACGGTTGTAAAAGTAGGGGATGTCAGCATAGGTGACGGTACGGTGGTTGTCATTGCCGGCCCCTGTTCGGTGGAAAACCGGGAACAGTTAGTCGGTCTGTCTGTACAGATTAAAGAAATGGGCGTTAATGTTTTGCGCGGCGGCGCTTTTAAGCCGAGAACATCCCCTTATGATTTTCAGGGTTTGGGTTTGGAAGGTTTGAAAATATTGGCTGAGGCCAGAGAAGCCTCGGGACTGCCGGTAATAACGGAAGTTATGGATATACGGCAAATGGATCTAGTTTGCCGTTATGCGGATATTATCCAAATCGGCAGCCGCAACATGCAGAATACTCCGCTCTTGAGGGAAGCAGGCAAAACCGATAAACCGGTAATGTTAAAACGCGGTTTATCCTCTACGCTGGAGGAATGGCTGCTGGCTGCCGAGTATATATTGATGAACGGCAACAAGCAGGTGATATTATGCGAACGTGGCATTCGCAGCTTTGAAACCTATACCCGCAATACCTTTGATATAAACGCTATACCGGCTATTAAGCATCTCTCCCACCTGCCTCTGATTGCCGATCCCAGCCACGGAACAGGCCGCAGGGAGTTAGTAGGCCCGGTAGCCACAGCAGCCCTGGCGGCAGGCGCGGATGGCATAATGATTGAGGTTCACCCTGATCCGTCAAAAGCTCTGTCGGACGGCGCCCAGTCATTAAGGCCGCAGGAGTTTAAGGATATGATGAACGGGTTGCGCAATTTTCGGTTATTGTTTGATAAAAAAGTATCTGCTTAA
- a CDS encoding phosphoribosylanthranilate isomerase, with the protein MPGTVRVKICGIMSEEIAGAAVAAGADALGFVFAQSRRRVTAERARQIIATVPPFISRAGVFVDSSPQEVLDIVNYCGLDSVQLHGEEDLAEYKALLHRTVKVILSCRVKGEESVSGVLKSAADAYLFDTYKKGMPGGTGEVFDWRILKSFTFPAPVILSGGLNTENVAMAVETVKPFAVDVSSGVETDGVKDVEKIKTFIKQAKGVHIND; encoded by the coding sequence ATGCCTGGAACAGTGCGGGTTAAAATCTGCGGCATAATGAGCGAGGAAATAGCAGGGGCGGCAGTAGCCGCCGGAGCCGATGCACTGGGCTTTGTCTTTGCTCAGAGCAGGCGCCGTGTAACTGCGGAAAGGGCCAGACAAATCATTGCCACAGTACCTCCTTTTATCAGCCGGGCAGGTGTTTTTGTTGATTCCTCCCCGCAAGAAGTGTTGGATATTGTTAACTACTGCGGGTTGGACTCTGTGCAGCTGCACGGTGAAGAAGACCTGGCTGAGTACAAGGCTTTACTGCACCGGACGGTTAAAGTTATTCTTTCCTGCCGGGTCAAGGGTGAGGAGTCGGTAAGCGGTGTGCTTAAATCAGCGGCAGATGCTTATTTGTTTGACACCTATAAGAAGGGTATGCCCGGTGGGACAGGTGAGGTTTTTGACTGGCGGATTTTAAAGAGCTTCACTTTTCCGGCACCGGTGATACTTTCCGGCGGCTTAAATACGGAAAACGTGGCGATGGCAGTCGAGACTGTAAAGCCCTTTGCCGTGGATGTTTCCAGCGGTGTGGAGACTGACGGTGTAAAAGATGTAGAAAAAATAAAAACCTTTATTAAACAGGCGAAAGGAGTCCATATAAATGATTGA
- the trpD gene encoding anthranilate phosphoribosyltransferase, with the protein MKAILEKVIAGEPLTEEESSYAMNLIMEGEATPAQIAALLTALRLKGETVDEITGFARVMRQKATVVEADFPMLLDTCGTGGDGSNTFNISTTAALVLAGAGVKIAKHGNRAATSKCGSADVLEKLGVNLELEPQEITDCLNKVGIGFLFAPALHKAMKHAIGPRRELGFRTVFNVLGPLTNPAGAKAHVLGVYSKDLTEIMASVLARLGVFRAFVVHGAGGLDEMSPAGLTEVSEVKDGQVVSYQIDPADYGFRPAKVSQLAGGTPEENAAITTSVLSGERGPRRDAVVLNAALGFMAAGYAEDFAAGVDLANKSIDNGYALKKLIELVEFTSQYKKKLVAGL; encoded by the coding sequence GTGAAAGCTATTTTAGAGAAAGTGATTGCCGGAGAGCCTCTGACTGAGGAAGAGTCCAGTTATGCTATGAACCTGATTATGGAAGGAGAGGCAACTCCGGCTCAAATAGCCGCGCTCTTGACAGCACTGCGTTTAAAAGGCGAGACTGTGGATGAGATAACCGGCTTTGCCAGAGTGATGAGGCAAAAGGCGACTGTAGTGGAAGCCGATTTTCCCATGCTGTTGGATACCTGTGGTACCGGTGGTGACGGTTCCAATACTTTTAATATTTCTACCACGGCTGCCCTGGTGCTGGCCGGCGCCGGTGTTAAGATAGCCAAACACGGCAACCGGGCTGCTACAAGCAAGTGCGGCAGTGCTGATGTGTTAGAGAAACTGGGTGTTAACCTGGAACTGGAGCCTCAGGAAATTACTGATTGCCTTAATAAGGTCGGTATAGGCTTTTTATTCGCACCCGCCCTGCATAAGGCCATGAAGCATGCTATCGGACCGCGTCGTGAATTAGGCTTTCGTACAGTATTCAACGTTCTCGGTCCATTGACTAACCCGGCGGGTGCCAAAGCGCATGTGCTGGGAGTATACAGCAAGGATTTGACAGAAATTATGGCCAGTGTTCTGGCCAGGCTGGGAGTTTTCAGAGCATTTGTAGTTCACGGGGCGGGAGGTCTTGATGAAATGTCCCCGGCCGGGTTGACAGAGGTCAGTGAGGTAAAGGACGGACAGGTTGTTTCCTATCAAATTGATCCTGCGGACTACGGCTTCAGACCGGCTAAAGTCAGCCAATTGGCAGGGGGAACGCCGGAGGAAAACGCTGCTATTACAACCAGTGTGCTGTCCGGGGAAAGAGGCCCTCGTCGGGATGCGGTAGTGTTAAATGCCGCCCTTGGTTTCATGGCGGCAGGCTATGCGGAAGATTTTGCTGCCGGGGTAGACCTGGCGAATAAGAGTATAGACAATGGTTATGCTTTGAAAAAATTAATCGAACTGGTGGAGTTTACATCACAGTATAAAAAGAAGCTGGTGGCAGGTTTATGA
- the trpE gene encoding anthranilate synthase component I, with product MIKPGYEEYLRLSADYNLIPVYTDCEADTETPNTVYLKTVGDGHGCLLESVNGGENVGRHSFICLKPFLTYRGSNTEGELTYPGGLKKAVVGSPHKVLQGLMDSYRIPSFPELIEFSGGAVGYIGYDVVRSVEELPELLPEDDSLPLCMMFFPSVILCYDHVCRSMKIVANVPVGDDPAQSYEQSLELIKAVKQDLQKPLVLPGDNFEQEKRSPAAGLEEIVSEPGKELFMEMVEQALEYIRAGDIIQVVLSRRYSTPQREEPFSIFRKLRRLNPSPYMYFMDFGDPVVVGSSPEMLVKVHNGQVLTHPIAGTRPRGKNGAQDSELAKDLLADEKERAEHLMLVDLGRNDIGRVSLPGTVEVARFMEIEKFSHVMHIVSTVQGRLLPEKTPLDALMACFPAGTVSGAPKIRAMSIIEELEPMRRGIYAGAVGYIGFNNTMDTAIAIRTIVVNKGKCYVQAGAGIVADSEPEKEYVETQNKAGALLRVLGY from the coding sequence ATGATAAAACCTGGTTACGAGGAATATCTCAGACTGAGTGCTGATTATAACCTGATACCTGTATATACAGATTGTGAAGCGGATACTGAAACGCCCAACACGGTTTATTTAAAGACAGTCGGTGATGGCCATGGCTGCCTGCTGGAAAGCGTAAACGGTGGGGAGAATGTGGGGAGGCACTCCTTTATCTGCCTGAAGCCCTTTTTGACTTACAGGGGATCTAATACGGAAGGTGAACTGACCTATCCCGGCGGATTGAAAAAAGCTGTTGTTGGTTCACCCCATAAGGTGTTGCAGGGCCTGATGGACAGTTATAGAATTCCTTCCTTTCCTGAACTGATCGAATTTTCCGGCGGGGCGGTTGGCTATATAGGCTATGATGTTGTGCGTTCCGTCGAGGAGTTGCCTGAGCTGTTGCCGGAAGACGATTCATTGCCTTTGTGTATGATGTTTTTTCCTTCGGTGATTTTATGCTACGACCATGTTTGCCGCAGTATGAAAATTGTAGCCAATGTTCCGGTAGGTGATGACCCGGCACAGTCATATGAGCAGTCTCTGGAGCTAATTAAGGCTGTGAAGCAGGATTTGCAGAAACCGCTGGTTTTACCGGGGGATAATTTCGAGCAGGAAAAGCGGTCACCCGCCGCCGGTCTTGAGGAGATAGTATCTGAGCCGGGCAAAGAATTATTTATGGAGATGGTAGAACAGGCTCTGGAATATATCAGAGCCGGGGATATCATTCAAGTTGTTTTATCCCGCCGCTATTCAACGCCGCAGAGGGAGGAGCCTTTCAGTATCTTTAGAAAGCTGCGTCGTTTAAACCCTTCGCCTTATATGTACTTTATGGATTTCGGTGATCCTGTGGTGGTAGGGTCTTCGCCTGAGATGTTGGTTAAGGTGCATAACGGCCAGGTCCTCACTCATCCCATTGCCGGAACCAGACCGAGAGGCAAGAACGGTGCTCAGGACAGTGAACTAGCTAAAGATTTATTGGCTGACGAGAAGGAGCGGGCGGAACACCTGATGCTGGTGGATCTGGGACGCAATGACATAGGCAGAGTCAGTTTGCCCGGTACGGTTGAGGTGGCCCGTTTTATGGAAATAGAAAAGTTTTCTCACGTAATGCATATAGTATCTACCGTTCAGGGGAGGCTTTTGCCGGAAAAAACACCTTTGGATGCCTTAATGGCCTGTTTTCCTGCCGGCACAGTCAGCGGGGCGCCTAAAATCAGAGCCATGAGTATTATAGAGGAGTTGGAACCGATGCGGCGCGGTATCTATGCCGGCGCTGTCGGCTATATCGGCTTTAATAACACTATGGATACGGCTATTGCCATCAGAACAATTGTTGTAAATAAAGGCAAATGCTATGTGCAGGCAGGGGCTGGTATTGTTGCCGATTCAGAACCGGAAAAAGAGTATGTGGAAACGCAAAACAAAGCCGGAGCCCTTTTGCGGGTGTTGGGTTATTAG
- the trpC gene encoding indole-3-glycerol phosphate synthase TrpC, translating into MRELRGILKEIIEHKIFELKSQKERITPAEMQAGAEKISAAAKKRAKAKSFYRALKKPGEMSIIAEVKRKSPSRGLLRADFNPAEIIKSYTDAGASALSILTDEKFFGGSSQYLKLGAEITHLPLLRKDFIIDEYQIYEAAVLGAYSVLLIARVLHPKTLKRFYALAKELGLDALVEIHGEAELTAVLEAGVRIVGINNRNLETFQTDINHTLRMREKITVPEIVVVSESGIKTYADILTLKSAGVDAVLVGESFMVHPDVGAAVRELRGA; encoded by the coding sequence ATGAGAGAACTTCGGGGTATCCTGAAAGAGATTATAGAGCACAAAATTTTTGAATTGAAGAGTCAAAAAGAGAGAATTACTCCGGCTGAAATGCAGGCGGGAGCGGAAAAAATATCTGCAGCAGCAAAAAAGCGGGCTAAAGCCAAGTCTTTTTATCGGGCGCTGAAAAAGCCGGGTGAAATGTCTATCATTGCCGAGGTTAAAAGAAAGTCTCCTTCCAGGGGGTTGTTAAGAGCTGATTTCAACCCGGCAGAGATAATCAAATCCTATACTGACGCAGGAGCTTCAGCCCTGTCAATTTTGACTGACGAAAAGTTTTTCGGCGGCAGTTCTCAATACTTAAAGCTCGGTGCGGAGATAACACACTTGCCTCTGCTGAGAAAAGACTTTATTATAGATGAGTATCAAATATATGAAGCGGCTGTTCTGGGTGCTTACTCCGTTCTTTTAATAGCCAGGGTACTTCACCCTAAAACCTTAAAAAGATTTTATGCTCTGGCAAAAGAACTGGGTTTGGATGCCCTGGTAGAAATCCATGGAGAAGCGGAATTGACTGCGGTTCTGGAAGCGGGGGTCAGGATCGTGGGTATAAATAACCGCAATCTGGAGACTTTTCAAACCGATATCAATCACACCCTGCGTATGAGAGAAAAAATTACGGTTCCGGAGATTGTAGTGGTCAGTGAAAGCGGTATTAAAACTTATGCTGACATACTGACCTTGAAATCAGCGGGTGTGGACGCCGTTCTGGTAGGAGAGAGCTTTATGGTTCATCCTGATGTAGGTGCTGCTGTAAGAGAACTGAGGGGTGCATAA
- the trpA gene encoding tryptophan synthase subunit alpha → MIEKRLAELRKNGEKALIPFVTAGDPDLPTTVKLVLSMAEAGADVIELGVPFTDPVADGPAIQKASLRSLAGGTNLAGILDSVREIRQKSDIPLVLMTYYNPVFRFGIDKFVAEAAEAGVNGLIMPDVPLEESGPLAKPAREKGIDLIPLVAPNSPEERIKKITAEAGGFIYCVSSLGVTGVRKSIKTDIANFISRVKKYTELSVAVGFGISGPAQAAEMAAYCDAVIVGSALVNLIEANAASAELAEILAGKVRELKAAISRKEGEAVAAV, encoded by the coding sequence ATGATTGAGAAGAGATTAGCTGAGCTGAGAAAAAACGGTGAGAAAGCGTTGATTCCCTTTGTTACGGCAGGGGACCCCGATCTGCCAACTACAGTTAAGCTGGTTCTGTCTATGGCGGAAGCGGGCGCTGATGTGATTGAACTGGGAGTGCCTTTTACCGATCCGGTAGCTGACGGACCGGCTATTCAAAAAGCCTCTTTGCGTTCCCTGGCCGGGGGTACCAATCTGGCCGGTATTCTTGATTCGGTCAGGGAAATCAGGCAAAAATCTGATATACCGCTGGTGCTTATGACTTATTACAACCCGGTTTTCAGGTTTGGTATAGATAAATTTGTCGCCGAGGCGGCAGAGGCGGGAGTGAACGGCCTGATCATGCCGGATGTGCCCCTGGAGGAATCAGGACCTCTGGCAAAACCGGCCAGAGAAAAGGGTATTGACTTGATTCCCCTAGTAGCTCCCAACAGTCCGGAAGAGAGAATTAAGAAAATCACAGCCGAAGCAGGCGGGTTTATTTATTGTGTATCTTCTCTGGGTGTTACCGGGGTGCGCAAATCTATCAAGACTGACATAGCCAATTTTATCAGCCGTGTTAAAAAGTATACGGAGCTATCCGTAGCAGTGGGTTTTGGCATTTCCGGACCGGCTCAGGCGGCTGAAATGGCTGCCTATTGCGATGCGGTTATTGTGGGCAGTGCCCTGGTCAACTTGATTGAAGCTAATGCTGCTTCCGCTGAACTGGCGGAAATACTGGCCGGAAAAGTTCGCGAGTTGAAAGCTGCCATCAGCCGGAAGGAGGGTGAGGCAGTTGCCGCAGTGTAA